From Sinorhizobium sp. RAC02, a single genomic window includes:
- a CDS encoding 4-hydroxyphenylacetate 3-hydroxylase family protein, whose protein sequence is MIRTGQQYKDSIRDGRRVWINGERVSDVTTHPQFQPIVDIRARIFDMQHEEAHRDIMTVVQDGERNALGSALPYTQDDWWSKRRATDHLLNDVGGVVTRVGDETVGEMWSLFDGQDVLNEVDPQFSKNIETHIHRVLKEDPFHVSANTDPKGDRSKAPQDQDPDMLLHVVKETDAGIVVRGAKYETAAAYANQAFTKPTIANWGNNALSDYAVGFICDLGSPNLRFICRTGFAGRAPKKDYPLANGFDEVDTIVIFDDVLIPWENVLFYRHTKAASFIRATLHRYSAFAFVQRNLKVADMMIGAALFNARQTGLDKQQAVQEKLAQLAVYREGINAHLTAAIALGERSPAGLMMPNQSLLYTGRVLACSQLHEMMHIARELCGGQICVTPDAASFENPETKPWLDKYYSINDEWVADDRRKLLAFARDLLNSDYAGHRLTFQLFAQSPPFAHLAAVYRNFDWDGPLAFVKEAAGLSDRVMAGRTLTPGDNAISSWFAADTKRAAAE, encoded by the coding sequence ATGATCAGGACAGGTCAACAATACAAAGACTCCATCCGCGACGGTCGGCGCGTATGGATAAACGGAGAGCGCGTCAGCGATGTCACGACCCATCCGCAGTTCCAGCCGATCGTGGATATCCGGGCTCGCATTTTCGACATGCAGCATGAGGAAGCCCATCGCGACATTATGACCGTCGTGCAGGACGGCGAGCGCAACGCATTGGGCAGCGCGCTGCCCTACACGCAGGATGACTGGTGGTCCAAGCGCCGCGCGACCGACCATTTGCTGAACGATGTGGGTGGCGTCGTCACCCGCGTCGGCGACGAGACCGTCGGTGAAATGTGGTCCCTCTTCGACGGGCAGGACGTCCTCAACGAGGTCGACCCGCAGTTCTCCAAGAACATCGAAACGCACATTCACCGGGTGCTGAAGGAAGATCCCTTCCACGTCTCCGCCAACACCGACCCGAAGGGCGACCGCTCGAAGGCGCCGCAAGACCAGGACCCCGACATGCTGCTGCATGTCGTGAAGGAGACCGATGCCGGCATCGTGGTGCGGGGCGCGAAATACGAGACTGCCGCCGCCTATGCCAACCAGGCCTTCACCAAGCCGACCATCGCTAACTGGGGCAACAATGCGCTGAGCGACTACGCTGTCGGATTCATCTGCGACCTGGGCAGTCCGAACCTGCGCTTCATCTGCCGCACCGGCTTTGCCGGTCGCGCGCCGAAGAAGGATTATCCGCTGGCCAACGGCTTCGACGAGGTAGACACGATCGTGATCTTCGACGACGTGCTGATCCCGTGGGAAAACGTTCTTTTCTATCGTCATACCAAGGCCGCATCCTTCATCCGCGCGACTTTGCACCGCTATTCCGCCTTCGCCTTCGTCCAGCGCAACCTCAAGGTTGCCGACATGATGATCGGCGCGGCGCTGTTCAACGCGCGCCAGACGGGCCTCGACAAGCAGCAGGCGGTGCAGGAGAAGCTCGCCCAGCTCGCCGTCTACCGTGAAGGCATCAATGCGCATCTGACCGCGGCGATTGCGCTCGGCGAGCGTTCGCCCGCCGGGCTGATGATGCCGAACCAGTCGTTGCTCTATACGGGCCGCGTCCTCGCCTGCTCGCAGCTTCACGAGATGATGCACATCGCCCGCGAACTGTGCGGCGGCCAGATCTGCGTGACGCCGGATGCCGCGTCCTTCGAGAACCCGGAAACCAAGCCGTGGCTCGACAAGTACTACAGCATCAACGACGAATGGGTCGCCGACGACCGCCGCAAGCTGCTGGCCTTTGCCCGCGACCTGCTGAACTCGGACTATGCCGGCCACCGGCTGACCTTCCAGCTCTTCGCCCAGTCCCCGCCGTTCGCGCATCTCGCTGCCGTCTACCGCAACTTCGACTGGGACGGCCCGCTCGCCTTCGTCAAGGAAGCCGCCGGCCTGTCGGACCGCGTGATGGCCGGGCGCACGCTGACGCCCGGAGACAACGCCATCTCGAGCTGGTTTGCCGCGGACACCAAGCGCGCCGCAGCGGAATGA
- a CDS encoding RidA family protein produces the protein MIHKRLRPFNTKKTYPEQNLDNDLSQGVVARGTTVFLRGQVSQDLDTRECLHVGDAGKQTAKTMQNIKMLLEEAGSEMAHICRIVVYLTDIRYREAVYQEMGKWMKGVHPCSTGLVVPALARPEWVVEIEVTAVIPDAA, from the coding sequence ATGATTCACAAACGGCTCCGCCCCTTCAACACCAAGAAGACCTATCCCGAGCAGAACCTCGACAACGACCTCAGCCAGGGCGTCGTCGCCCGCGGCACCACGGTCTTCCTGCGCGGCCAGGTCAGCCAGGACCTCGACACCCGCGAGTGCCTGCATGTCGGCGATGCCGGCAAGCAGACCGCCAAGACGATGCAAAACATCAAGATGCTGCTAGAGGAGGCCGGCAGCGAGATGGCGCATATCTGCCGCATTGTCGTCTACCTGACCGACATCCGCTACCGCGAGGCCGTCTACCAGGAAATGGGCAAGTGGATGAAGGGTGTGCATCCCTGCTCGACCGGCCTCGTCGTGCCGGCGCTCGCGCGGCCGGAATGGGTGGTCGAGATCGAAGTGACCGCCGTCATTCCCGACGCTGCCTGA
- a CDS encoding DUF1028 domain-containing protein — protein MTFSISARCPETGMFGVAVSSSSPCVAARCAHARAGVGAVATQNITDPRLGPKGLDLMAGGLSAGEALEALKRDAPHLDYRQLALVDAEGRTASFSGARTLGTHRVATGPGVVAAGNLLSDPGVPEAMVAAFTAAAGQSLGDRLLAAMRAAEAAGGEEGPVHSVGMILVRDQAWPIADLRVDWADEDPIGELATLWDRWKGEMEAYVSRALNPSEAPSYGVPGDV, from the coding sequence ATGACCTTCTCGATTTCCGCGCGTTGCCCCGAGACCGGCATGTTCGGCGTGGCCGTTTCGTCCTCCTCGCCCTGCGTTGCCGCGCGCTGCGCCCATGCCCGGGCCGGCGTGGGTGCGGTGGCGACGCAGAACATCACCGATCCGCGGCTTGGCCCGAAGGGGCTCGACCTGATGGCGGGCGGCCTTTCGGCAGGCGAAGCGCTCGAGGCGCTGAAGCGTGACGCGCCGCACCTGGACTACCGTCAGCTTGCACTGGTCGACGCCGAGGGCCGCACCGCCTCCTTCTCTGGGGCGCGGACGCTCGGTACCCACCGGGTCGCGACCGGGCCGGGCGTGGTTGCCGCCGGCAACCTGCTGTCCGATCCGGGCGTGCCGGAAGCGATGGTGGCGGCCTTCACTGCGGCCGCCGGGCAGAGCCTCGGCGACCGGCTGTTGGCCGCCATGCGTGCCGCCGAAGCGGCGGGCGGCGAGGAAGGTCCTGTCCATTCGGTCGGGATGATCCTCGTGCGCGACCAGGCCTGGCCGATTGCCGACCTGCGCGTGGACTGGGCCGACGAGGATCCGATCGGCGAGCTGGCGACGCTGTGGGACAGATGGAAGGGCGAGATGGAAGCCTATGTCTCGCGCGCCCTCAACCCGTCCGAGGCGCCCAGCTACGGCGTGCCGGGCGATGTGTAA
- the argE gene encoding acetylornithine deacetylase, producing MKTLHILERLVAFPTLSRRSNRDLIDFVEGLLHGAGIETMLVASVDGTRANLFATIGPRDRGGVVLSGHTDVVPVEGQAWTRDPFRLSIYGDRVYGRGTTDMKGFVAAAIAVALRAAGRDLQTPLHLAFSYDEEIGCVGVRDLLESLADRTPRPMACIVGEPTGMRIATGHKGKLALRACCIGHSAHSALAPTALNALHLGADFLGVLRREQRRLAESGARDAAYDVAISTIHAGRMSGGQALNIVPNRCDIDFEIRNVAADDPAAILARIFDGAEAIVAPLRVGFPESAIAIEEVNAYPGLDTGEDADIVRLLRRVLEDDGPVCKVAFGTEAGLFDSRLGVPSVVCGPGHMDQGHKPDEYIEIEQLAACDSMLDRLVQTLAAGL from the coding sequence ATGAAGACGCTCCACATACTGGAAAGGCTGGTCGCCTTTCCCACCCTCAGCCGGAGATCCAACCGGGACCTCATCGACTTCGTGGAGGGCCTGCTTCATGGCGCAGGCATCGAGACGATGCTCGTCGCAAGCGTTGACGGCACCCGGGCGAACCTCTTCGCCACCATCGGACCCCGGGATCGCGGTGGCGTGGTGCTGTCCGGCCATACGGATGTCGTGCCGGTCGAGGGCCAGGCCTGGACCCGCGATCCCTTCCGCCTTTCCATCTACGGCGACCGGGTCTATGGGCGCGGCACGACCGATATGAAGGGGTTCGTCGCCGCCGCCATCGCAGTTGCGCTGCGTGCTGCCGGCCGCGATTTGCAGACGCCGCTTCACCTTGCCTTTTCCTATGACGAAGAGATCGGCTGTGTCGGCGTTCGCGACCTGCTGGAGAGCCTGGCGGACCGCACGCCGCGCCCGATGGCCTGCATCGTCGGCGAGCCCACCGGCATGCGGATCGCGACCGGCCACAAGGGCAAGCTCGCCCTCAGGGCCTGCTGTATCGGCCATTCTGCCCACTCCGCCCTCGCGCCGACGGCGCTGAACGCCCTGCATCTCGGCGCGGATTTTCTGGGTGTGCTGCGTCGCGAGCAGCGGCGACTTGCCGAAAGCGGCGCCCGCGACGCGGCCTATGACGTTGCCATCAGCACCATCCACGCCGGGCGCATGAGCGGTGGCCAGGCCCTCAACATCGTGCCGAACCGCTGCGACATCGATTTCGAGATCCGCAACGTCGCCGCCGATGACCCGGCAGCGATCCTCGCCCGTATCTTCGACGGGGCCGAGGCGATCGTCGCGCCGTTGCGGGTGGGTTTTCCCGAGTCCGCGATCGCCATCGAGGAGGTCAATGCCTATCCCGGCCTCGATACCGGCGAAGATGCAGATATCGTCCGGCTTCTTCGGCGCGTACTGGAGGACGACGGTCCGGTGTGCAAGGTCGCCTTCGGCACGGAGGCAGGGCTCTTCGACAGCCGGCTCGGCGTTCCGTCGGTGGTCTGCGGTCCGGGGCACATGGATCAGGGGCACAAGCCGGACGAATATATCGAGATCGAGCAGCTGGCGGCCTGCGACAGTATGCTGGACCGGCTCGTGCAAACGCTTGCCGCCGGGCTGTGA
- a CDS encoding LysR family transcriptional regulator, which yields MRFTLRQLSYFIAAAETGSVTRAAEQVNISQPSISAAILHLEIEFGAQLFVRHHAQGLSLTPAGQRLLVAAKEALRTTQGLYDVVNSAMGVVAGPINLGSFRTFTPLIVPELWKSFVARYPEVQLHVTEGSEAELLEGLRNARIDVALTYELSMTADMNFVPLAELPTYILLAADHPLAKKPRLKLTDLEQEPFILLDLPLTRQYFLSLFERAGIAPRVVAETSLPSAIRSYVGAGIGFSMMTVRPRNMSAENGYPLAYVELQDDYPPMKLGLATLKELKRSRVAEALEDLCRDLIQEGSLPGMVSVPQPPCAT from the coding sequence ATGCGCTTCACCCTTCGTCAACTGAGCTATTTCATCGCCGCCGCGGAGACGGGGAGCGTCACGCGTGCCGCCGAGCAGGTGAACATTTCGCAGCCGTCGATTTCGGCGGCCATCCTGCATCTCGAAATCGAGTTCGGCGCCCAGCTGTTCGTGCGCCATCACGCGCAGGGCCTGTCGCTGACGCCCGCCGGCCAGCGGCTGCTCGTCGCCGCGAAGGAGGCATTGCGCACCACGCAGGGCCTTTACGACGTCGTGAACTCGGCCATGGGCGTGGTGGCCGGGCCGATCAATCTCGGCTCGTTCCGCACCTTCACACCGCTGATCGTTCCCGAACTGTGGAAGAGCTTCGTGGCGCGCTACCCCGAGGTGCAGCTGCATGTTACCGAGGGAAGCGAGGCGGAACTGCTGGAAGGCCTGCGCAACGCCCGCATCGACGTGGCGCTGACCTATGAATTGAGCATGACGGCCGACATGAACTTCGTGCCGCTCGCCGAGCTGCCGACCTATATCCTCCTTGCCGCCGACCATCCGCTGGCCAAGAAGCCCCGGTTGAAGTTAACCGACCTGGAGCAAGAGCCGTTCATCCTGCTCGACCTGCCGCTCACCCGGCAATATTTCCTCTCTCTATTCGAGCGCGCCGGCATTGCGCCGAGGGTCGTCGCCGAAACCAGCCTTCCGTCCGCCATCCGCTCCTATGTCGGCGCCGGTATCGGCTTCTCGATGATGACGGTGCGGCCGCGCAACATGAGCGCGGAGAATGGCTATCCGCTCGCCTATGTCGAACTGCAGGACGATTATCCGCCCATGAAGCTGGGCCTTGCCACGCTCAAGGAACTGAAGCGCTCGCGGGTTGCGGAGGCCCTGGAGGACCTCTGCCGCGATTTGATCCAGGAGGGCAGCCTGCCCGGCATGGTTTCGGTTCCGCAACCGCCGTGCGCGACCTGA
- a CDS encoding LysR substrate-binding domain-containing protein has product METKIEQTIRLRFLEGMSHAACTVNIVTTDGPAGRAGVTVSAMASVSADSAWPTLLVCVHHLSPAAAKIVENGVLCVNVLRDDQSYISDTFAGRFKEEVNDKFECTEWVSMPSGAPRIVDPLVAFDCRLLSSEKVGTHYIFLCEVRDLHVSRLGSPLIYANRAYGASMRIDGARSLAAARANAGSQLSVACFHTFGPFIMPRLIQRMEGIGIRLVEGDQRRLSESLRAGESELALLYDIDLGVDLEKIPLDHLSPYVLLPDGHRLAAQPEIDATELAEEPMVLLDAPPSADYFVGVMRAAGVEPLIAHRSISFEMVRGLVGHGLGYALLATKPATDMTYDGMKLVVRPLVGQQAPSSIVIAHRRNEALSGPARRFIECCLEVFKKGGSIG; this is encoded by the coding sequence TTGGAAACGAAGATTGAACAGACCATTCGGCTCAGATTTCTCGAAGGGATGAGCCATGCCGCATGCACGGTGAACATCGTAACGACGGACGGGCCGGCCGGGCGTGCAGGCGTGACGGTGTCGGCAATGGCTTCCGTATCGGCCGACAGCGCGTGGCCAACCCTGCTCGTCTGCGTGCATCATCTCAGTCCGGCCGCGGCAAAGATCGTCGAGAACGGCGTTCTCTGTGTGAACGTGCTGCGCGACGACCAGTCCTATATTTCCGATACCTTTGCCGGCCGCTTCAAGGAGGAGGTCAACGATAAGTTCGAGTGCACGGAATGGGTGTCGATGCCCTCCGGCGCGCCGCGCATCGTCGATCCGCTCGTCGCCTTCGATTGCCGGCTGCTCTCCTCGGAAAAGGTCGGAACCCACTACATTTTCTTGTGCGAAGTGCGCGACCTGCACGTCTCCCGTTTGGGCTCGCCGCTCATTTATGCCAACCGGGCCTATGGCGCCTCGATGCGGATAGATGGCGCCCGGTCGCTGGCCGCTGCCCGGGCGAATGCGGGAAGCCAACTGTCCGTTGCCTGTTTCCACACGTTCGGCCCCTTCATCATGCCCCGGCTGATCCAGCGCATGGAGGGTATAGGTATTCGCCTGGTGGAGGGCGACCAGCGCCGACTGAGCGAAAGCCTGCGCGCCGGCGAGAGCGAGCTGGCCCTTTTGTACGATATCGACCTCGGTGTCGACCTTGAGAAAATCCCGCTCGATCACCTGTCGCCCTATGTGCTCCTCCCCGACGGCCATCGGCTCGCGGCACAGCCGGAGATCGACGCGACGGAACTGGCGGAGGAGCCGATGGTGCTGCTCGACGCGCCGCCGAGCGCCGACTATTTCGTGGGCGTGATGCGCGCGGCCGGAGTCGAACCGCTTATCGCGCACCGCTCGATCTCCTTCGAGATGGTGCGCGGCCTGGTGGGGCATGGCCTCGGCTATGCGCTCCTCGCCACCAAGCCGGCGACAGACATGACCTATGACGGAATGAAGCTCGTAGTGCGCCCGCTGGTCGGCCAGCAGGCTCCTTCCTCGATCGTCATCGCCCACCGGAGGAACGAGGCATTGTCCGGCCCTGCACGGCGCTTCATCGAATGCTGCCTGGAGGTCTTCAAGAAGGGCGGATCGATCGGCTGA
- a CDS encoding HutD family protein: MTIQHLPATGYVAMPWKNGTGSTDEICLLPDGASRDAFALRVSRASIATTGVFSAFPGVERTITLIEGERLTLEFGDHDVELVIGHPYRFDSGLTPVGVPKGGPVRVVNVMAARDAWQLAPASVLTKGTVVQPEPQGLAFVFALRGTSGLSASQETVTLGEGDCALLDAPARFTPDAGAAILVVPLRAASGV; this comes from the coding sequence ATGACTATACAGCACCTACCCGCCACCGGCTATGTGGCCATGCCGTGGAAGAACGGTACGGGTTCTACAGACGAAATCTGCCTGCTGCCGGACGGCGCCTCACGCGATGCCTTCGCGCTGCGGGTCAGCCGGGCGTCCATTGCCACAACCGGCGTCTTCTCCGCATTTCCCGGCGTGGAACGGACCATCACCCTGATCGAGGGCGAGCGCCTGACGCTGGAATTCGGCGACCACGATGTGGAGCTTGTCATCGGCCATCCCTACCGTTTCGATTCCGGCCTGACGCCGGTCGGCGTGCCGAAGGGTGGGCCGGTGCGTGTCGTCAATGTCATGGCGGCGCGGGATGCCTGGCAGCTCGCTCCGGCCAGCGTCCTCACCAAAGGCACGGTCGTGCAGCCTGAGCCGCAGGGCCTGGCGTTCGTTTTTGCATTGCGCGGAACCTCCGGCCTGTCGGCCTCGCAGGAGACTGTCACCCTCGGCGAAGGCGACTGCGCTCTGCTGGACGCGCCCGCCCGGTTCACGCCGGACGCTGGTGCGGCCATTCTCGTCGTGCCGCTCCGCGCGGCGTCGGGCGTATAG
- a CDS encoding IclR family transcriptional regulator codes for MEKTTGEKTSIDRAFEILDLLDESSPTVSPEQIGETLDLSRSTTYRYLRVLCNAGLLVQLSRGNYSLGPRIVELERKIQISDPMTSVGNRIMPERARRVPDSVLILCGLWGDRVLCLRQENGEASGEAPLRLLRARGLPFSLFKGAASLAILANLPPARLKALFLRSGSDIAEAGLGDNWTDFRRRMNAIRKAGSCITVGTFESDLAAIAAPIFNDEGAVIGSLTRILKRTHPQSDDALAADVREAAHQFSQELQNGSSINGNHSETRRLRESDAALLGSLIEHVST; via the coding sequence ATGGAAAAGACAACCGGGGAAAAGACGAGCATCGATCGTGCGTTTGAAATCCTTGATCTGCTGGATGAAAGCAGCCCGACGGTGTCGCCCGAACAGATCGGCGAGACGCTCGATCTCTCCCGCTCGACCACCTATCGATACCTTCGTGTTCTGTGTAACGCCGGGCTTCTGGTTCAACTCAGCCGCGGCAACTATTCGCTCGGTCCGCGCATCGTCGAACTCGAGCGCAAGATCCAGATCAGCGACCCGATGACGTCCGTTGGAAACCGGATCATGCCAGAACGCGCGCGGCGCGTGCCCGACAGCGTGCTCATCCTCTGCGGCCTGTGGGGCGACCGGGTGCTTTGCCTGCGTCAGGAAAATGGCGAGGCGTCCGGCGAAGCACCGCTCCGGCTGTTGCGTGCACGCGGCCTGCCCTTCTCGCTTTTCAAGGGCGCCGCGTCGCTCGCGATACTTGCCAACCTGCCCCCTGCCCGCCTGAAGGCGCTTTTCCTGCGCAGCGGCTCCGATATCGCCGAGGCAGGCCTTGGCGACAACTGGACGGACTTCCGGCGCCGGATGAATGCCATTCGCAAGGCCGGATCGTGCATTACGGTCGGAACGTTTGAATCCGACCTCGCCGCCATCGCGGCCCCGATCTTCAACGACGAAGGCGCAGTTATCGGCAGCCTGACCCGAATCCTGAAGCGAACGCATCCGCAATCCGATGACGCGTTGGCGGCGGATGTCCGCGAGGCGGCGCATCAGTTTTCCCAAGAGCTTCAGAATGGATCAAGTATCAACGGAAACCATTCCGAGACGAGGCGTCTGCGTGAAAGTGATGCGGCCCTTCTTGGAAGCCTAATCGAGCACGTTTCAACCTGA